TTGCCCGCTaccggcgatgacgacggcaacagcggcggcggcggcggcggcggcggcggcggcacagcgGGCATCCCcgtccgcctcctcttcttcctcgaggagccgctcgacgtgccgggctggcgctgggcccCGCGCACCCTGCTCGGCTCATCCGTGCGCGAtcccgtcctcggcatcgacgagcgcgtcgtgCGCTTCGTCAGGGAGAAAGACGGCGACCCGGACGCGCTCggcacgcccacgccgctcGGCCTGCGCGTCAGGCTCCGCGGATGCCGCCTCGTGCCCTgtccgcgcgcgcccggccTGCCGCTCGACCCCTGGCCCGAGCTCATCCATAGGTATGAGGAccaggtgctgctgcagcgggatgacgacggcggcagcggcagtggaGGGAGACGTTGGGTGCGCATCATGGACTGGTACCGCTCGAGAAAGCTTGGCAGGTGGACACGAgagcagcgcgtcgagcacgaTACGCGCGTCgggcagccgctgcagcgggcCATCGCGACGGGCCGCTGCGCCATCGTCTACGACCCGCAAGCCTCGCCCCTACTCAATCAGGAGGTGTGCACGTGCTGCCTCGTGCAGGCGGACGAGTTGGACGATGCCGACTTGGCGGCGCTCGATTTGCCGACAACGATGatcaccagcaccagcaagaCCGCCCCGATGCATCACGTTGGTGCTgatccttctcctcctccgctcaaggcccgccgcgagcgcgccatCCTCATGTCGCCCCTCTCCGACGCTGAGGCGCACATGATGGACGTGCTACAGGGCGTGGCGgaccgcgcggcggcgcacccggcgacgagggagctTGTTGCCCTGGGGCCGCCCCCGCTGGCGCAGCCTTCCAAGTGCTCCTCCACCAGTGAAAACAAGGGGGACAACACtaaggccaaggccaaggacggaGACGGGGACACGGGcaacgacaaggacaaggtcGTGAACAGACAGAAGGGGGACGAAGGGAGCACggctgagggcgaggacccagacgacggcggcagcccgtgggaggcggcgtcgaggcgcgtGCGCGACCTCCTCAAGGCGCTCGTGGCGGAGGCGCTGGCTGAGCACCCAGAGGTGGTGCAGACGGCGAGGGACTACATCGGGCCGGACCTTGACGAGTACCTGTGGGTGCTCGTCCCCAAGGTGCTGTCGCACGCGACGTTCATGAGGGAGACGCCCGACGGGCAGGTCTGGTACATCGACTAGAGCTAGGCTGAGGGTTCGGGTAGTGCGTCTACATCTGCGTTTCCGTCCCCATGGACGTGCCAAGTACTATATCCAAGACTCTTCGTCGCAGGCTCTGGGGGCTATGAGACGGGTATATGAATGCAAAAGACCAAAGCGCATGAATAGATCCCCGCTTCTGCTAAATCCTTGAAATCTTTCGGCCAAGCAGGGCGCGACTCGAATCGTCTGCTTGGGTTTGTCCAGcgcgctgcctgcctgccggcctGCCTAGGCCCGCCCGTTGAtcacgtcgagcagctcgcggcccttgggcgccgtcgtcaggtTCTCGTAGCCGTCGCGCGTCACCAGGATGCAGTCCTCGATGCGCACGCCACCGACAGGGTAGTAGCTctcgagcacgtcggcgtcgatgaagcGCGAGTGCACGGGGTCGTCGAGATAGTAGCCCTCGAGGTACGAGCGGCAAAAGTAGCTGCGCGTGAGCACGTCAGCGACCATGGCACATGCATACATAGATGCTCTCCACGATGATGGTTTCCATCTACCATGCCGTGTCACGCACGACTGTGTTCGTAATAAAAACGAAAAAGAAGTGAAGTTGGAGGGTAGTGTGAGCGAAGAAGTAAATAAAGGGGCCAACTCACATGCCCGGCTCAACCGTCACAATCATGTtgggcagcagctcctgctgGCCCCGcgtccgcgacgacgtcgatgaCTCGACGCCGTTCGCCCCGGCGGTCTTGTCGGCGCGCATGCGGACCGAGTCCCGGGGGGTGACCATGGCTCGCTTCCCTCCGTCGAGAccgaggccgcggccgaggccctgggcagcagcggcaatTGGCAGGTCGCCCGAGACGTCGTGGActtcgaggccgacgtggtGGCCGAGGTAGtgggggaagaaggcggcgatggtaCCGGCGCGGGCAatgtcgtcgcggtcgccgcgcaggatgccgaggcgcagcaagccgtcgacggccacgtcctcggcgagcatgtGGAGGTGGTCGAAGCGGGCACCGGGACGGACGCCGGCGATGCACTGGTCCTGCATGctctcgacgatggcgtggatggcggcggcgcgaggcgtcCAGGAACCAGGGATGGGCAGGGTGCGGGTAACGTCGCTGGCATATCCGTGCCACTCGCAGCCGGCGTCGAGAACCATGGTCTGCTTGCCGGTGAGAGGCTGGTCGTTTTCGCCGTAGTGCAGGATGGAGCCgttctcgccggcgccggcgatgacggggtAGGCCAtgtcgcgggcgccgcgggcggtgcagacggcggcgaagacaGCCTCAACGTCGCGCTCCGTGgcaaggcgcagcagcagctgggcgACCTTGCGGTGGCCGGCACTGGAGACGTcgttggcgcggcgcaccaTAGCCACCTCGTAGTCGGTCTTgatgacgcgcgcgcggtccaTGGCTGGGCGTAGCAGCGATGCGTCGATCCTGGTATCGGGGTCGATAATGCCGCTTTCGACCGCCGGCGTCTGGTCGGCGTGGAGGGCAAAGAGGGTGCGGCCGCGGTGCGCCGAGGTCCAGAGCGAGAGATACTTGGGTAGCTGGCTCACATAGCGGGCCTCATCGATGTCGTAGCGGCGCATgcactcggcggcggagggcttGGAGCCGTACCATAGCACCTCGCGCGGCTCGACGTAGGGGATCCAGAGAATgaggcggtcggcggcgatgtcgtaCGTGACGTGGCAGTCGGGGAAGTTAGCACCGGCCACGTATAGGAAGCTGATGGAACGAATTGGTTATCTCAGGGCTCAGCAAGGGATCCGGGCACAGGTGGGAGAGGCCAAGGCGATGTGAAGGGAGAACTGACTATCGGCGTTGGCGAAACTGCTGCGGCTGATCCGAGTCCTCGAGAGGTCGCTCGGGCATGCCCGGCAGGTAGACGAGCCCCGAATCGCAGCCAAGCTCGGTGGCAACACGACGGGCATGGAGCTTGGCTTGTACGGGGATGGGAGTTGGATCTGTCAGCGTGTGCTTGTTTGTGTACTTGTTgggggcgatggcgaggctCACCAGGATACTTGACGGGCTTGGTGGAGGAGCTGTTATTGGCGGCACTCCTGGGCATCACGTCGAGGCAGCTGGCCAGGTCAGTCAGTTCATATTGCGCAAGTTGTGGGACTAGAAGGACGGCACGGAACGTACAGCGCGTCAAACTCATGCTCTAGAATGAGGTCGTAGTCGagctcagcggcggccatgatgaggaTTCCTGGCGTGCGCTGCAACGGCAGCtatggcgacgatgacgatgatggaggTGATGACACTTTGCACCGTCAGGGGTAGGTGTGGAGTGGTTGCTAGCCCGCTGTGTAGAGTAATCGCAGTCAAACACCACTCGAGAGCTCTCACGCAACGCCGTGCCGTGTGAGAAGACGGCAACAGGCTCCTCTTGAATGATTTCTGGTATCGAGGAATTTGtgtgcgacgcgggcgccagGGTGATGAGTATGATGTTTGTGATGACAATAGTGAGACGGGAGTGGTGGAGAGTCATCAGTCGACGTCGAAAGACGTCCGTATAGGTTATCACCAGAAACAGACTTCCTATTCCGGTAGGTGCGCGGGTCTTTAGCGCCTGCCCTGGCTCTGGTCTCCGGCCCGCCCCCGCTCGCTCATCAGCTCGCTCACTGCACTCCGCTGTAGTTACTGTACGTACACAATGagcgccgctgcagcgcatccTAGCGCAGCAAAGGCCTTATCCCTTTTCTTTCCCAGAGGGCCACGATATATGCACGATACATGTACGTTCTGTTCTCTATGGTATGGATACTTGCTTGCTTAGTTGCCCAACGCCCCAAGAGAATCAAGGTAGTAACGTAGCGTCTTAGCCCATATGGCCTTGGTTGAAGCCAGACGACGAGTGACAGCAGCTCCCCCGCACCCCCTCATGTTCTTGCACTATAGCCATTGACTTGCGAGGGCTGCTCACGGCTCAGGAACCCTTCTCTTTCCCagacccctcctcctcctccacacTCTTTGCCAATCCTCCCAAACACAACACAACCCCTCCCGGCAGACTGCCTCGCTCCAGCGTCCGCTCCGACGGAAACGCAATAGCAACTAAACGACACAGGTTACTTACAAGTcaggtaggttagtaggtacttTATGCCTGCCACGCAAGCACACCTACTATTTTAGCACATAGCTTGCCGCCACGCCACCCGTGCACCGCACCGGCTCAGTcccacgcccccccttcttttctttccttttctCACGTCggcaccgacgccggccaAAAAAGCGTCGCCGACaaccaccagccagccgcccggACAACCAGCCCATATCCCCGACCGAGACTACCTTACCTGGCTACCACCGCCTTTCCTACGTGGCTACCCATGTGCCGACGTCCCGAGACACACAACACACCTGCACGAACACCCAAAAGTGAACTCATCCCTCCATACACGTACGTACCGCCTATTCCCCTTTGATGAGAGGGGAGGAAAAACAAAAGAAAGTGTCCCTCCAGCTTTttattaaaaaaaaaaaaaagctcATAATCGTCGCGCCCTTGGCCTTCCCGAAACTCACCTTCACCCCACACGGTACACCTGTGCCAACGTGCAAGTTCCCTCCAGCCAGCCGACCACCATcaccttacctacctaggtattCCGGTAGTCCacgcaccgtcgccgcgcccatCCCGTCTTCGTACACACGTACCCAAGATGGTGGAGCCCTGGCAGGCAGTCACGGGGCAAAGATTGACAAAGTAAACCCGACCCCATGGGGACGGCGCCCTGCATCGCAGACAAACGTGGGCCGCGCCGGGACCGAGCCGCGTCAATCGGCTTCCCAGGCTCTCACCGAGACACCACGGATATCCACAGGCACAGCGCGATAACCAGCTCCTCGCCTTCACAGTATACTGTATTAGGCTCAGTATGTACACTTGCATGCAAAAGCTACATACTATCCGACCCCGCAGcgaccatcaccatcatggTCGTCCTTGCCAGAGCGGCGGTCCGCCCTCGACCCTGCCCATGTACACTCGCCCACGTCCTCGTGTCCAACTCTTGCATGTCCAGAAAGCTTCCATACCCCGTAGCCTTCGTGTATGTGTATGTCCCTGTAAGCCCGTAGCGTCGAAAAAAACTCCTGCAAATAAGACGTGAAAGGACGTCATCGTAGACCCTAGGCTGGCTGCTCCTCCCGCCCAATGAACCAAAAACACCTCCAAAGAGCCGTAAGTGTCGAGATATAAAGGGAAATATAAAGATGGGTATCACGTGGTCATCTGGCCGTTCACATCCCTTGAAATCCGCCCCGTCCGGAACCAAAGAAACTCCCCCAGTCGGGCTGCATGCCCTGCTGCGTAAACATCTGCTCGATCTGCCGCTCCTGCTGTCGGtctgcccgcgcccgtcggAAGCTCGAGAAGAAGCCCCCCACTCCGCCGCTGTGGTGCTGCACCGGaggtcgctgctgctgctgctgctgcaccgccgGCTGCGGTTGGTGTTGCGGTGCGTGCATCGCGAGCATATTGTGCGGGTTATAAGCGTTGCCCATGAGCCccaggtgctgctgctgttgctgctgctgctgctgctgctgctgcatcatgtatggcggcggctggcccaAGAGCTGTTCGCCAACGTCGTCCAGCGACCCGCCAAAGAAGAAGGTCGGGTCGGGTCCCGGAGCCGCCATTGTCACCGACGGCCCGTCTGCCTTGGGCTGGAACCCGAGCTCCATCATCGGCTGGTTTGGGTACGCAAACGGGTCCTCCGACGGGAACATGAGTGCGTCCAGCTTGTTGACCGGGTTGTGCAGGCCCTGGGCGCCTAACGTCGGCGTCTGGAACTGGTGCCGGTTCGAGCTGCCCGTGCTCGTCGAGTCTGGCGTGGCACGCGACGACAGGTCCATGGGGATAATATCATGCATGCTCGCCGTGAAGCTCGACTCGAAGCTCGCGTCTTGAACCATGCTGTCGACCGAGCCTCGCGCTGTCGACGCTGTGTAGGGCACGCCCGCGAAGCTGCTCGTGCGTTGCCGCAGAAAATCTGGCGTTCCCACAGCCATGCCGGGATTGAGCCCGGGTCGCTGCGGCTGGCCAGAGGATCCAgacttggccgccgccgccgatctCTTTTTCGTCGGTATCGGGCGCGAACGGACCTGGTCCAGCCGGTCCGGCAACTGGTCGAAGAGGGGCTGTGGCACGTTAGTCAGGCCCAAGTGCGCCGAAGTGAGAGGTTGCATACCTTGAGGGCTTTCGTAACCCGGTCGGCCGACATGCTCTTGTCTGCCAGGTCGGCAATCATCTGCCGTCCCGCGCGAGCATCAGCCAGCACCTCGGCCGAACCAGGCTTATCTGGGTTTTCCAGGACATAGAACACGAGTGAAATGACGGCAAAGAATTCCGTGTAGAGCATGAACCAGTACGGCCCGCTGAGAACCCGTTGCTTCCGGATCTCAAGGCCAATGTGAACAATGTTGCGCGACAcgctgatggcggcggcggcgcatgcgTATGACAGCTCGTCAACCTTGTTTGCCTGAATGAGGCGGGGAGAGATGTAGTGAAGAAATGGCCGGTACAGCACAAGCTGCACGTGTGCGTACGCAAACCGAAGCAGATGACGGACCCTGGAAACATTGTCAACTCATGAACTTCACTGCACAGGTATATAGGGAGACTCACCGGACAACTTCAATGGGGCCATCAGGGCTGGGCCGCCACATCTCGGGAAGCCTCTCGAACCAGCCTTGGAGATCCGTCTCGATCTCCTTGATACGGGCGTAGCTGATGACGTATGTGGGCGCAGGCTTGTCTCCCTTGAGCATCGGTTGGCCCTGGCCGTGCAGCGGGTAGACGTATTTCGTGATTTTCCCCAAGACTTCCATCAGACGGGTCTGCGCGTTGAAGGCTTCGAAGAATGATGGCGTCCCCGGGGGTGGGGGGATGATGCCCGAGTTGGTGATGTATTCGTCATCAATCTCGCTCGGGTATGGTTGGTCGACATCGTCAATGTTGAGTAGAAGCGGGAAGCCGAGCATGGTCGAGACGTAAATGTCCATTTGTCGAATCACATAAAACACTCTCTTTCGGACTTCCTGCTCAATGGCGCCGATCTTTTCATGCTGGAGGTTCCGGTGAAGGCCGATGCGCAGGGCGGACCGCAGAGCAACGCCCACGAAGGCGTAGCATGCACTCAAGTTGGAGGTGGCTTGTAGGAAGAGAATCATGAAAAGCAGTGCCTGCAATGACACTATATCGCGACACTCGGCGAGGTCTTGCAGCAGAGCTCTGGCAGCCTTGTAATACTTGAGCCTACGGCCAGGTTAGTATGGTCTTTTGCGGAAGAGCGCAGTCTCACGTACCCTTCGTCAATGGCCAGCTTATACGCCCCGCTCTCAGGCTTGGCGTCGTCCAGAGTGTCGTACATGCACCCGAGCGCGATGACGGCATATATCAGGCCCATGAAATGCGTATCCTCTTGGTTCAGGCTCTCTATCGGGCGGCCGTACACTTGGTCGAACCGTTCGTAAAAGGAAGGGACGTGGATAATGCGGACGAGACACGTGGCGCAGCTCAGCGAGTAGTAGCATAGCTTGCGAGTCACGTCCTTTGGTGGCAGATCTGGATACTGTGACAGCGTCGAAAAGGGCGtgccgccgggggagggcgagTCGAGGGCGACCAGACCCGCCGGCCGCTCAGGCCTTGGCAGGAATGGGGCTTTTGACGCCGGTCCCATCATGCCGCGAAAGTGGTCCTTCATTCTCCTCAAAAACACGGCACCAGACGATGTCCCGTGAAAATCCCagccgcccttgtcgtcgaggtccaaCTGGCCAATGGAATCGATCATGGTGGTGAGTTTGGCATCGTTGGGATCCAGCTCCCCGGCCACGGCTCGCATCTTGGCGGAGGTCGCGCGAGCATGTTCGCGGTTGTGGAACTCTTGCTGAATTGCGGGATCGAGGTTCGGatcggcgaggtcgacgtcCGGCATGAACTTGCGCAGGAGCGTCTCGGCACGCTGAAGGCGgctctcgagggcctcgatATACTGCGGTGCGGGATTTCTCCTGCGGTTGGAGGGCTTGTCGTATGTGCATTCTAGAGCGAGGGGGCGCGTCATGTCAGCATCCGCCACGAGATGCGCGGGCCAAAAAGCCGACAAGTCGCGCATCGAGGGCGTCTTGACCTACCATAACTATAGACGGAACAGTGCGTGCAGGGCTGCTTTCCGTCGCACTTGATCTTCTTGCGACGGCATTCATCGCAGGCGCGCGTGACCCGACGTCGCTTCTGAATGGGCTGCGATGGCGCGTTGGGATCTGCAGTGTCGAGTTCCGTGTCGGACTTGATGCTGTCGGCTGGAGACGGGGCATCGGGGAGCTGCCAGTCGCCAACCGACAGCGGTCCTGCTTCGTCTTCTGACATTTCCGcggacatgatggcgagAGATTTgggggacggcgtcgcgaaTTGGGTTGAGAGCCCGTGGCGGGACCAAGAGGGGGccgttg
Above is a genomic segment from Purpureocillium takamizusanense chromosome 2, complete sequence containing:
- the GIN1 gene encoding Gypsy retrotransposon integrase-like protein 1 (EggNog:ENOG503NUPW~TransMembrane:2 (o356-380i609-628o)~COG:B), whose product is MSAEMSEDEAGPLSVGDWQLPDAPSPADSIKSDTELDTADPNAPSQPIQKRRRVTRACDECRRKKIKCDGKQPCTHCSVYSYECTYDKPSNRRRNPAPQYIEALESRLQRAETLLRKFMPDVDLADPNLDPAIQQEFHNREHARATSAKMRAVAGELDPNDAKLTTMIDSIGQLDLDDKGGWDFHGTSSGAVFLRRMKDHFRGMMGPASKAPFLPRPERPAGLVALDSPSPGGTPFSTLSQYPDLPPKDVTRKLCYYSLSCATCLVRIIHVPSFYERFDQVYGRPIESLNQEDTHFMGLIYAVIALGCMYDTLDDAKPESGAYKLAIDEGLKYYKAARALLQDLAECRDIVSLQALLFMILFLQATSNLSACYAFVGVALRSALRIGLHRNLQHEKIGAIEQEVRKRVFYVIRQMDIYVSTMLGFPLLLNIDDVDQPYPSEIDDEYITNSGIIPPPPGTPSFFEAFNAQTRLMEVLGKITKYVYPLHGQGQPMLKGDKPAPTYVISYARIKEIETDLQGWFERLPEMWRPSPDGPIEVVRVRHLLRFAYAHVQLVLYRPFLHYISPRLIQANKVDELSYACAAAAISVSRNIVHIGLEIRKQRVLSGPYWFMLYTEFFAVISLVFYVLENPDKPGSAEVLADARAGRQMIADLADKSMSADRVTKALKPLFDQLPDRLDQVRSRPIPTKKRSAAAAKSGSSGQPQRPGLNPGMAVGTPDFLRQRTSSFAGVPYTASTARGSVDSMVQDASFESSFTASMHDIIPMDLSSRATPDSTSTGSSNRHQFQTPTLGAQGLHNPVNKLDALMFPSEDPFAYPNQPMMELGFQPKADGPSVTMAAPGPDPTFFFGGSLDDVGEQLLGQPPPYMMQQQQQQQQQQQQHLGLMGNAYNPHNMLAMHAPQHQPQPAVQQQQQQRPPVQHHSGGVGGFFSSFRRARADRQQERQIEQMFTQQGMQPDWGSFFGSGRGGFQGM
- a CDS encoding Xaa-Pro dipeptidase (MEROPS:MER0001733~COG:E~EggNog:ENOG503NY5A), with protein sequence MRRYDIDEARYVSQLPKYLSLWTSAHRGRTLFALHADQTPAVESGIIDPDTRIDASLLRPAMDRARVIKTDYEVAMVRRANDVSSAGHRKVAQLLLRLATERDVEAVFAAVCTARGARDMAYPVIAGAGENGSILHYGENDQPLTGKQTMVLDAGCEWHGYASDVTRTLPIPGSWTPRAAAIHAIVESMQDQCIAGVRPGARFDHLHMLAEDVAVDGLLRLGILRGDRDDIARAGTIAAFFPHYLGHHVGLEVHDVSGDLPIAAAAQGLGRGLGLDGGKRAMVTPRDSVRMRADKTAGANGVESSTSSRTRGQQELLPNMIVTVEPGIYFCRSYLEGYYLDDPVHSRFIDADVLESYYPVGGVRIEDCILVTRDGYENLTTAPKGRELLDVINGRA
- a CDS encoding Xaa-Pro dipeptidase (MEROPS:MER0001733~COG:E~EggNog:ENOG503NY5A); its protein translation is MAAAELDYDLILEHEFDALCLDVMPRSAANNSSSTKPVKYPAKLHARRVATELGCDSGLVYLPGMPERPLEDSDQPQQFRQRRYFLYVAGANFPDCHVTYDIAADRLILWIPYVEPREVLWYGSKPSAAECMRRYDIDEARYVSQLPKYLSLWTSAHRGRTLFALHADQTPAVESGIIDPDTRIDASLLRPAMDRARVIKTDYEVAMVRRANDVSSAGHRKVAQLLLRLATERDVEAVFAAVCTARGARDMAYPVIAGAGENGSILHYGENDQPLTGKQTMVLDAGCEWHGYASDVTRTLPIPGSWTPRAAAIHAIVESMQDQCIAGVRPGARFDHLHMLAEDVAVDGLLRLGILRGDRDDIARAGTIAAFFPHYLGHHVGLEVHDVSGDLPIAAAAQGLGRGLGLDGGKRAMVTPRDSVRMRADKTAGANGVESSTSSRTRGQQELLPNMIVTVEPGIYFCRSYLEGYYLDDPVHSRFIDADVLESYYPVGGVRIEDCILVTRDGYENLTTAPKGRELLDVINGRA
- the GIN1 gene encoding Gypsy retrotransposon integrase-like protein 1, variant 2 (EggNog:ENOG503NUPW~COG:B~TransMembrane:2 (o298-322i551-570o)), translated to MRDLSAFWPAHLVADADMTRPLALECTYDKPSNRRRNPAPQYIEALESRLQRAETLLRKFMPDVDLADPNLDPAIQQEFHNREHARATSAKMRAVAGELDPNDAKLTTMIDSIGQLDLDDKGGWDFHGTSSGAVFLRRMKDHFRGMMGPASKAPFLPRPERPAGLVALDSPSPGGTPFSTLSQYPDLPPKDVTRKLCYYSLSCATCLVRIIHVPSFYERFDQVYGRPIESLNQEDTHFMGLIYAVIALGCMYDTLDDAKPESGAYKLAIDEGLKYYKAARALLQDLAECRDIVSLQALLFMILFLQATSNLSACYAFVGVALRSALRIGLHRNLQHEKIGAIEQEVRKRVFYVIRQMDIYVSTMLGFPLLLNIDDVDQPYPSEIDDEYITNSGIIPPPPGTPSFFEAFNAQTRLMEVLGKITKYVYPLHGQGQPMLKGDKPAPTYVISYARIKEIETDLQGWFERLPEMWRPSPDGPIEVVRVRHLLRFAYAHVQLVLYRPFLHYISPRLIQANKVDELSYACAAAAISVSRNIVHIGLEIRKQRVLSGPYWFMLYTEFFAVISLVFYVLENPDKPGSAEVLADARAGRQMIADLADKSMSADRVTKALKPLFDQLPDRLDQVRSRPIPTKKRSAAAAKSGSSGQPQRPGLNPGMAVGTPDFLRQRTSSFAGVPYTASTARGSVDSMVQDASFESSFTASMHDIIPMDLSSRATPDSTSTGSSNRHQFQTPTLGAQGLHNPVNKLDALMFPSEDPFAYPNQPMMELGFQPKADGPSVTMAAPGPDPTFFFGGSLDDVGEQLLGQPPPYMMQQQQQQQQQQQQHLGLMGNAYNPHNMLAMHAPQHQPQPAVQQQQQQRPPVQHHSGGVGGFFSSFRRARADRQQERQIEQMFTQQGMQPDWGSFFGSGRGGFQGM